A region of Thermococcus argininiproducens DNA encodes the following proteins:
- a CDS encoding thiamine pyrophosphate-dependent enzyme: protein MTSPMLFEPNRPGSKDVAWCPGCGNFGIRNILRKVFAELNLTPQEVVIISGIGQAAKMPHYIKVNGYHTLHGRSIPIATAVKASNPKLTVIAEGGDGDMYAEGGNHFLHAIRRNPDITVLIHDNQIYGLTKGQASPTTMLGMKTPTQPWGVFEEPFNPIALAIALDASFVARTFMGYFEESVGIIKKAIQHKGLAIVDIFHPCVSFNKVNTYEWYHKHTYWMEDHDPYNREEAFKRAIETDPLPLGIFYIHEKPTFEEQVMAYKKDKTPLWQRKPKFGEIKKILGAKKGF, encoded by the coding sequence ATGACCTCTCCAATGCTTTTTGAACCAAACAGGCCTGGAAGTAAAGATGTAGCGTGGTGCCCTGGATGTGGGAACTTTGGAATTAGAAATATATTAAGGAAGGTTTTTGCTGAGCTTAATCTAACCCCTCAAGAAGTAGTGATCATAAGCGGAATAGGGCAAGCTGCAAAGATGCCTCACTACATAAAGGTCAATGGTTACCACACACTTCATGGGCGTTCAATACCTATAGCGACTGCTGTAAAGGCAAGTAATCCAAAGCTTACTGTGATAGCGGAAGGTGGGGACGGGGATATGTATGCCGAAGGAGGGAATCATTTCCTTCATGCAATAAGAAGAAACCCTGACATAACGGTTCTCATCCATGACAACCAAATTTATGGGCTTACCAAAGGTCAGGCTTCCCCTACAACAATGCTCGGAATGAAAACTCCAACTCAACCTTGGGGTGTCTTTGAAGAGCCATTTAACCCAATAGCATTAGCAATAGCCCTCGATGCATCATTTGTTGCGAGAACTTTCATGGGGTACTTCGAGGAAAGTGTGGGGATTATAAAGAAAGCAATTCAGCACAAAGGATTGGCTATAGTGGATATATTCCACCCCTGTGTAAGTTTCAACAAGGTAAATACTTACGAATGGTACCACAAGCATACATACTGGATGGAAGATCATGATCCGTACAATAGGGAGGAGGCTTTTAAGAGGGCAATAGAAACTGATCCTCTTCCACTTGGAATATTCTACATCCACGAAAAACCAACATTTGAAGAGCAAGTTATGGCTTATAAGAAGGATAAAACACCATTATGGCAAAGAAAACCAAAATTTGGGGAGATTAAGAAGATTTTGGGGGCAAAGAAAGGCTTTTAA
- a CDS encoding NADH-quinone oxidoreductase subunit D, whose protein sequence is MVSQEELIREARENGMELLPLDKDTYELFFGPQHMATENYSLILKLDGHRVVKAIANPGFLHRGFEKLAELRPWYTNIALLLRVCVPEPDVPEAIYSMAVDELMGWEVPERAQWIRTVVLEMARVTSYLFWTMGLSFKLGVYTAGQWAAAYRERFMALFEQLTGARVYHIYTIPGGVRRDIPGDKWLRQLKDTVEYVKNKLPDFDNILFENYITYNRLEGIGVMDKKFALAEGVTGPNLRAAGVKADVRRLDPYLLYPELDFEIPVLKEGDSLARALVRRFEIEQDLYILEQLLEMGPPDGPYKVEDPRLKALPRFKVPAGDAYAHVEATTGDFGAYVVSDGGNKPYRVQIRGPSISHGIRVIEQLLVGARIADVPVILMTLGNCPPDIDR, encoded by the coding sequence ATGGTTTCACAGGAGGAACTCATTAGAGAAGCGAGAGAAAATGGGATGGAGCTCTTACCCCTGGATAAAGACACTTATGAGTTGTTTTTTGGTCCCCAGCACATGGCCACTGAGAATTACAGCTTAATTCTAAAACTGGATGGGCATAGAGTTGTTAAGGCCATAGCTAATCCCGGTTTCCTTCACAGAGGATTTGAGAAACTTGCCGAGCTAAGACCATGGTACACAAACATAGCACTCCTACTGAGAGTCTGTGTCCCAGAGCCTGATGTTCCAGAGGCTATTTATTCCATGGCTGTTGATGAGCTTATGGGATGGGAGGTTCCAGAAAGGGCTCAGTGGATCAGGACGGTTGTTCTTGAGATGGCTAGAGTTACTTCGTACTTATTCTGGACAATGGGATTATCATTTAAGCTTGGTGTTTACACCGCAGGACAATGGGCTGCTGCTTATAGAGAGAGGTTTATGGCACTCTTTGAACAGCTTACTGGGGCGAGAGTTTACCATATTTACACAATCCCTGGTGGAGTTAGAAGAGATATCCCTGGAGACAAGTGGCTAAGGCAGCTCAAAGACACTGTGGAATATGTTAAGAATAAACTTCCAGACTTTGACAACATCTTATTTGAAAATTACATCACTTACAACAGGCTTGAAGGGATTGGAGTAATGGACAAAAAGTTTGCTTTAGCAGAAGGCGTTACTGGGCCAAACTTAAGGGCTGCAGGAGTAAAAGCAGATGTAAGAAGATTAGATCCCTATTTACTCTACCCCGAGCTTGATTTTGAGATACCTGTTCTTAAAGAGGGTGACTCTTTGGCCAGAGCACTTGTAAGGAGATTTGAAATTGAGCAGGATCTTTACATCCTCGAACAGCTTCTTGAGATGGGGCCACCGGATGGGCCCTATAAAGTGGAAGATCCAAGACTTAAGGCACTTCCAAGGTTTAAAGTCCCTGCAGGAGATGCTTATGCTCATGTAGAAGCTACTACTGGAGATTTTGGAGCCTATGTTGTAAGCGATGGAGGAAACAAGCCTTATAGAGTCCAGATAAGAGGTCCAAGCATATCCCATGGAATTAGGGTAATAGAACAGCTTTTGGTAGGGGCTAGAATAGCAGATGTGCCAGTTATATTGATGACCTTAGGAAACTGTCCACCCGACATAGACAGGTGA
- a CDS encoding NAD(P)/FAD-dependent oxidoreductase: MRLLIVGNGPGGVELAKQLSDEYEVAIIEQEDLPYYTKPMLSHYIAGAVKKEKLFPYSFEWYENKGIELRLGTKAEVIDRLRKKLITSAGELPYDLLVIATGASPREPMIEGKENLMPLRTLKDAEKIKKLVENEGDVLIVGGGFIGLELAGNLSKAGYRVKLVHRGSNLLGLDNELTELIMEELASKGVEFYLNANVLKADREGVFTEKGYIEGRVKICAIGIIPNKELALKSGIHAGRGILIDDRFRTSARDVYAIGDCAEYNGIICGTAKGAMGHARVLANLIRGKEDSYAFEFRSTVFKFGDFPIAIIGETKGEGHWLDNRTKVFLKEGKVVGAVIIKDVKKALELERKIKSRVSIDEL; this comes from the coding sequence ATGAGGCTTTTGATTGTTGGAAATGGCCCCGGGGGAGTTGAATTAGCAAAACAGCTTTCTGACGAATACGAGGTGGCTATTATAGAGCAGGAGGATCTTCCTTACTATACTAAACCCATGTTGAGTCATTACATAGCAGGGGCTGTAAAAAAGGAGAAACTTTTTCCTTATTCATTTGAGTGGTATGAAAATAAAGGGATAGAACTAAGACTGGGGACTAAAGCAGAGGTTATAGATAGACTCCGTAAAAAATTGATAACGAGTGCAGGGGAACTTCCTTATGATCTTCTCGTAATAGCTACAGGGGCCAGCCCTAGGGAGCCAATGATAGAAGGAAAAGAGAATCTAATGCCACTCAGAACATTAAAAGATGCAGAGAAAATAAAGAAACTAGTTGAAAATGAAGGTGATGTTCTTATCGTTGGAGGGGGATTTATAGGGCTTGAACTGGCAGGCAACTTATCAAAAGCTGGATATAGGGTTAAACTTGTCCATAGAGGAAGTAATCTTCTTGGCCTTGATAATGAGCTTACAGAGCTGATAATGGAAGAGCTTGCATCTAAAGGAGTGGAGTTCTATTTAAATGCCAATGTGTTAAAAGCAGATAGAGAGGGCGTTTTTACTGAGAAGGGATATATAGAGGGAAGAGTAAAGATCTGTGCAATAGGGATAATTCCAAACAAAGAGCTTGCCCTGAAGAGCGGTATCCATGCAGGCAGGGGAATTTTAATTGATGATCGATTCAGGACTTCGGCTCGTGATGTCTATGCTATTGGGGACTGTGCAGAATATAATGGAATAATCTGTGGAACCGCTAAAGGTGCAATGGGACACGCGAGGGTTCTTGCAAATCTCATACGGGGGAAAGAAGATAGCTATGCTTTTGAGTTTCGTTCTACCGTTTTTAAGTTTGGTGACTTCCCCATAGCTATCATAGGAGAAACAAAGGGGGAGGGGCACTGGCTAGATAATAGAACAAAGGTATTTCTTAAGGAAGGAAAAGTTGTGGGGGCAGTTATCATTAAAGACGTGAAAAAGGCATTAGAACTTGAAAGGAAAATAAAGTCTAGAGTTAGCATTGACGAACTTTAA
- the rd gene encoding rubredoxin, with the protein MAKWKCIVCGYIYDEEAGDPDSGVNPGTKFEEIPDDWVCPLCGAPKDMFEKIED; encoded by the coding sequence ATGGCAAAGTGGAAATGTATAGTATGTGGGTATATATACGATGAGGAAGCAGGAGATCCAGATAGTGGTGTTAATCCAGGAACAAAGTTTGAGGAAATCCCAGATGATTGGGTATGCCCGCTCTGTGGAGCACCAAAAGATATGTTTGAGAAGATAGAGGATTGA
- a CDS encoding ferritin-like domain-containing protein, translating into MEEEIVKKLEKLPEKEILGYAIASEEDAKQFYLKLAEGKGELIGEFFKDLAKAEQAHKTLLLNLYGKIFGNKEYTVPKSVPFVESTVNIVTLGNLVEALKTALMNEKTAERVYTLLGQKLPEHKALFDFLVAQEKAHYKAIEAHKEYLEGLMRGKPEYAEIPAHVIFNQVEIYYKPRTQP; encoded by the coding sequence ATGGAAGAAGAAATTGTTAAAAAATTAGAGAAACTGCCTGAAAAGGAGATTTTGGGATATGCAATTGCATCTGAGGAGGATGCAAAACAGTTCTACTTAAAACTTGCCGAGGGAAAAGGTGAGTTGATAGGGGAATTCTTTAAAGACCTCGCAAAGGCCGAACAGGCCCATAAGACACTTCTCTTAAATCTCTATGGGAAGATCTTTGGGAATAAGGAGTATACAGTCCCAAAAAGCGTTCCGTTTGTAGAGAGTACGGTAAATATTGTAACTCTGGGAAACTTAGTGGAAGCGTTAAAAACAGCTCTTATGAACGAGAAGACTGCTGAAAGAGTTTATACTCTTTTGGGTCAAAAACTTCCCGAACATAAAGCTCTTTTTGATTTCCTAGTTGCACAAGAAAAAGCCCACTATAAAGCTATTGAAGCTCATAAGGAGTATCTTGAAGGGCTGATGAGAGGAAAGCCCGAATATGCTGAGATACCAGCGCATGTAATATTTAATCAAGTGGAGATATATTACAAACCTAGAACTCAGCCATGA
- the nuoI gene encoding NADH-quinone oxidoreductase subunit NuoI has protein sequence MSEAKFKIAPEEKVKKRPSFLKPWLSLKYLFKKPVTIKIPYEPTQIAEKYRGFHTLNWKTCIGCNMCGQICPARAIEMTWIEGEKRAHPKIDYGRCTFCQFCVDVCPTGALGHVEHYILTTEWKEEELELFDWVPLPEDMVKKFEDYRHPLAKIEYLEDGKVRYILRDGSTFEFKILSYGLKPPAKPKPSKEKKESAEEKKVD, from the coding sequence ATGAGTGAAGCTAAATTTAAAATTGCGCCTGAGGAGAAGGTTAAGAAGAGGCCCTCTTTCTTGAAACCTTGGCTTAGTCTAAAATATCTCTTCAAAAAGCCTGTAACTATAAAGATCCCCTATGAACCTACACAAATTGCTGAAAAATACCGTGGATTCCATACTCTCAACTGGAAGACGTGTATCGGTTGTAATATGTGTGGTCAGATATGTCCCGCAAGAGCTATAGAGATGACATGGATTGAGGGAGAAAAAAGAGCACATCCAAAGATAGACTATGGAAGATGTACCTTCTGTCAGTTCTGTGTTGATGTGTGTCCTACTGGAGCATTGGGCCATGTAGAGCACTATATTTTAACTACAGAGTGGAAAGAGGAAGAACTTGAGCTCTTTGACTGGGTTCCACTGCCAGAAGATATGGTGAAGAAATTCGAAGACTACAGGCATCCATTAGCCAAGATTGAATATCTTGAAGATGGGAAAGTTAGATATATCCTGAGAGATGGGAGCACTTTTGAATTTAAAATACTCAGTTATGGCCTTAAGCCACCAGCAAAGCCAAAACCATCTAAAGAAAAGAAAGAGTCTGCAGAAGAGAAAAAGGTTGATTAG
- a CDS encoding ZIP family metal transporter, translating to MLENSIARLGEYLLNISGGNLIVVSFYAGLFVAIMTTLGSLLAIFSNKLPDWGIDVSLSFAAGVMIVASFTSLILPAIEFTNSFTPAGIGILLGILLIYAIDRFIPHEHLVKGYEGPKELKDKLRVVWLIVLAIVIHNLPEGLAVGTSIVFDLRTGIITAIAIGIQDFPEGAVVSLPLATLQKKRLQPILMGSLSGIAEMVMVLVGAVFFTAFRSLLPYGLGLAGGAMLYVTVKEMIPEIYKREENELYVTLGFFIGFYVMLFLDSMLG from the coding sequence GTGTTAGAGAACTCTATCGCAAGGCTTGGAGAATACCTACTCAACATATCTGGGGGTAATCTCATAGTAGTATCTTTCTATGCGGGTCTCTTTGTAGCAATAATGACTACATTGGGTTCTTTATTGGCCATATTCTCTAATAAACTGCCAGACTGGGGAATTGATGTAAGTTTATCTTTTGCTGCTGGAGTCATGATTGTAGCTAGTTTCACCAGCTTAATACTACCAGCGATTGAATTTACGAATAGTTTTACTCCAGCAGGAATTGGAATACTTTTGGGAATATTACTTATCTATGCTATAGACAGGTTTATACCTCATGAACATCTGGTTAAGGGATATGAAGGCCCAAAAGAGCTGAAGGATAAGCTTAGAGTGGTTTGGCTCATAGTTCTTGCTATTGTAATTCACAATCTTCCTGAAGGCCTTGCAGTAGGCACTTCAATAGTCTTTGATCTGAGGACTGGTATTATCACAGCTATAGCGATAGGCATTCAAGATTTTCCTGAGGGGGCTGTGGTTTCTCTTCCTCTTGCCACTCTCCAAAAGAAACGGCTCCAACCAATTCTGATGGGGAGTTTAAGTGGTATAGCGGAGATGGTCATGGTGCTTGTTGGTGCGGTCTTCTTTACAGCATTTCGTAGTCTCCTTCCTTATGGTTTGGGCTTAGCAGGAGGGGCAATGCTTTACGTAACTGTGAAAGAAATGATTCCAGAGATATACAAAAGGGAAGAAAATGAGCTCTATGTAACCCTTGGATTCTTCATTGGCTTCTATGTAATGCTCTTCTTGGATTCTATGCTAGGTTAG
- a CDS encoding ferritin-like domain-containing protein, whose product MVVDIDMGIPLERVNEFSLKELLGMAIKAEIGAKEFYRSMAENVGVETLKKKLEFLAGEEEKHEEFLRKLYAQSFPGEDIVFPKEHVGPELKPVLEKVKDVHDILELIRWAMEAERIAKEFYSKLEEMTEDNAKKGLLRYLASMENTHYFILKTEYEVLLDWEMYSQMMHVGP is encoded by the coding sequence ATGGTAGTTGATATAGATATGGGAATCCCTCTTGAGAGGGTAAATGAATTCTCCCTTAAGGAGCTTCTGGGAATGGCTATAAAGGCCGAGATTGGGGCAAAAGAGTTTTATAGAAGCATGGCTGAGAATGTGGGTGTAGAAACCTTAAAAAAGAAGCTTGAGTTCCTTGCGGGTGAAGAGGAAAAGCATGAAGAGTTTTTAAGAAAGCTTTATGCTCAGTCTTTTCCAGGAGAGGATATTGTATTTCCGAAAGAACATGTGGGGCCTGAATTGAAACCGGTTTTGGAGAAAGTTAAAGATGTTCACGATATATTAGAGCTTATTCGTTGGGCGATGGAGGCTGAAAGAATAGCTAAAGAGTTTTACTCAAAGCTTGAAGAGATGACGGAAGACAATGCTAAAAAAGGCCTTCTTAGATATCTTGCTTCTATGGAAAATACCCACTACTTCATCCTGAAGACAGAATACGAGGTTCTTCTTGACTGGGAGATGTACTCTCAAATGATGCATGTCGGTCCATAG
- a CDS encoding 2-oxoacid:acceptor oxidoreductase subunit alpha yields the protein MVEFKEDVSIVLGGAAGQGIQTVEEILTRVLKLSGYNVYANKEYMSRVRGGINTTEIRVSSKKVRAFVKRIDILIPFKRGVLPWLENRLSENTVVLGERENVEEEFMEKITFVEVPFNKMAKDVGSPLYLNTIAAGIAVGLFHGDFEILKEYLRKRFGSKGEDVVSKNIEAAEKGYSLGVKLCEEKTIGINVKKDERVKEEVLLSGTEAIALGAIAGGMNILTFYPMSPSTGVAVFSAQHAEEFEIIVEQVEDEIAAINMALGAWFAGARGMVTTSGGGFALMTEALSLAGMAENPIVIHLAQRPGPATGLPTRTLQSDLNLVLYSGHGEFPRIVLAPGSIEEAFYLTATAFNLADKYQVPVIILTDQYFVDTYYNLPEFDLSGLKVEKHIVETDENYKRYLLTEDGISPRGIPGYGKGIIVANGNEHDEWGDITEDEELSRLMQEKRAIKKLRTIRKNAMMPELIGSEEARYLVISWGSTYHVIKEALENLGREDIAFLHFKWLYPLPSTVKEVLEDKVLIDIEQNVTAQFAELLKKEFGVSVDHKILKYDGRPFSVEEILDALKGVLE from the coding sequence ATGGTTGAGTTTAAAGAAGATGTTTCTATTGTTTTGGGTGGTGCAGCGGGGCAGGGAATTCAAACCGTAGAGGAAATCTTAACAAGAGTTTTGAAACTTTCTGGATACAATGTCTATGCGAATAAAGAATACATGTCTCGAGTGAGAGGAGGTATAAATACAACCGAAATAAGGGTTTCTTCTAAGAAAGTAAGAGCTTTTGTAAAGAGAATTGACATTCTAATTCCATTCAAGCGTGGAGTTTTGCCCTGGCTGGAAAATAGGCTCTCAGAAAATACAGTTGTTCTTGGAGAGCGAGAAAACGTTGAAGAGGAATTTATGGAGAAAATTACTTTTGTTGAAGTTCCTTTTAACAAAATGGCAAAAGACGTGGGCAGTCCTTTATATCTAAACACAATAGCCGCTGGAATAGCAGTTGGTCTCTTCCATGGGGATTTTGAGATTCTTAAAGAGTACTTAAGGAAGAGGTTTGGCTCTAAGGGTGAAGATGTAGTCTCTAAAAACATCGAAGCGGCTGAAAAGGGATATAGCCTTGGCGTAAAGTTGTGTGAAGAAAAGACCATTGGGATCAATGTGAAAAAAGATGAGAGAGTTAAGGAAGAAGTGCTCTTGAGTGGTACTGAGGCTATTGCTTTAGGGGCTATTGCTGGAGGAATGAACATTCTAACTTTTTACCCAATGAGTCCGTCAACTGGAGTTGCTGTTTTTTCCGCTCAACATGCAGAGGAGTTTGAGATAATTGTGGAGCAAGTGGAAGATGAGATTGCAGCAATAAACATGGCACTGGGTGCATGGTTTGCTGGTGCAAGAGGAATGGTTACGACTTCTGGTGGGGGATTTGCTCTAATGACTGAGGCCTTAAGTTTGGCTGGAATGGCAGAGAACCCAATAGTAATTCATCTAGCTCAAAGGCCAGGCCCGGCAACTGGTTTGCCAACAAGGACACTGCAAAGTGATTTGAACCTTGTTTTATACTCTGGACATGGGGAGTTTCCACGTATAGTTCTTGCTCCGGGGAGTATAGAAGAGGCGTTCTACCTAACAGCTACTGCGTTCAACTTGGCGGATAAGTATCAGGTTCCTGTGATAATTCTTACTGATCAATACTTCGTTGATACATACTATAACTTGCCAGAGTTTGATTTGAGTGGACTTAAGGTTGAGAAACATATAGTCGAGACAGATGAAAACTATAAGCGCTATCTCCTCACAGAAGATGGTATCTCTCCAAGGGGAATACCTGGTTATGGAAAAGGAATTATAGTAGCAAATGGAAATGAACATGATGAATGGGGAGATATTACAGAAGATGAAGAACTCTCAAGACTTATGCAGGAGAAAAGGGCCATTAAAAAGCTTAGGACAATAAGAAAAAATGCAATGATGCCAGAGCTTATTGGAAGTGAGGAGGCGAGGTACCTTGTTATTAGTTGGGGTTCAACGTATCATGTAATAAAAGAGGCTCTTGAGAATCTTGGAAGGGAAGATATAGCATTTTTACATTTTAAATGGCTTTACCCCCTACCAAGTACCGTTAAAGAGGTATTGGAAGATAAAGTGCTAATTGATATTGAGCAGAACGTTACAGCTCAGTTCGCAGAACTCCTAAAGAAAGAATTTGGAGTAAGCGTAGATCACAAGATTTTGAAGTATGATGGGAGGCCTTTCTCGGTTGAGGAGATTCTTGATGCTCTTAAGGGGGTGTTAGAATGA
- a CDS encoding rubrerythrin family protein, with amino-acid sequence MVVERKMTKKFLEDAYAGESQAHMRYLIFADVAEKEGFPNIAKLFRAIAFAELVHAKNHYQALGNIKDTPSNLQVAIDGETFEVEEMYPVYKATAELQGEKEAVRSTHYALEAEKIHAELYREAKELAEQKKDLEIKKVYICPVCGYTVIDEAPEYCPVCGASREKFVVFE; translated from the coding sequence ATGGTAGTCGAAAGAAAAATGACCAAGAAGTTTCTTGAAGATGCATATGCAGGAGAAAGCCAAGCGCATATGAGATATCTAATTTTTGCGGACGTTGCTGAAAAGGAAGGATTCCCTAATATAGCAAAGCTCTTTAGAGCGATAGCTTTTGCTGAGCTTGTACATGCTAAAAATCATTATCAAGCACTCGGCAATATTAAGGACACTCCTAGCAACCTTCAGGTAGCAATAGATGGGGAGACTTTTGAGGTTGAAGAAATGTATCCAGTTTACAAAGCAACTGCTGAGCTTCAGGGTGAGAAAGAAGCTGTGAGGAGTACTCATTATGCTTTAGAGGCAGAAAAAATCCATGCAGAGCTTTACAGGGAAGCCAAAGAACTGGCAGAACAGAAAAAGGATCTTGAAATAAAGAAGGTCTACATATGTCCAGTATGTGGATACACGGTTATAGACGAGGCTCCTGAATATTGTCCAGTGTGCGGAGCTTCAAGAGAAAAGTTTGTAGTTTTTGAGTGA
- a CDS encoding N-glycosylase/DNA lyase, whose translation MVEALKVEVLKNILMELGVECARIIEEKVDLQFLALKNLYKNLGDDELFIKLVIANSIVSYQLSAKGEQWWLEFSNYFSRNYPKTTILRSYSEFLPKSKTNKRLIPSKLNRLERLEPFLMNLTLENFEGYYNNMLKFRNDLVRVMRAKEDAKTIVFAVKMFGYASRIVFKNFVPYPIEIPIPKDFRIENYTKRFTSENPVKFWERISKDVGIPPLHIDSILWPVLGGEEEVKKRLKEHCEKAELVLRLSSL comes from the coding sequence TTGGTGGAAGCGTTGAAAGTTGAGGTGCTTAAAAATATCCTTATGGAACTGGGGGTCGAATGCGCGAGAATTATCGAAGAAAAAGTGGATCTCCAGTTTTTAGCATTAAAAAATCTCTATAAGAATCTTGGTGATGATGAACTCTTCATTAAGCTTGTTATAGCGAATTCTATTGTTAGTTATCAGCTCTCTGCTAAGGGTGAGCAGTGGTGGTTAGAATTCTCAAATTATTTCTCTCGAAATTATCCAAAGACTACCATCTTAAGGTCTTATTCTGAGTTTTTACCTAAATCTAAAACTAACAAAAGGCTAATTCCATCAAAGCTAAACCGTTTGGAAAGACTTGAACCATTTTTAATGAATCTGACATTAGAGAATTTTGAAGGTTATTACAACAACATGCTAAAATTTAGGAATGATCTTGTGAGGGTCATGAGAGCCAAGGAAGATGCTAAAACGATAGTATTTGCTGTTAAAATGTTTGGATATGCGTCTAGAATTGTTTTTAAAAACTTTGTTCCTTATCCAATAGAGATCCCTATACCCAAAGACTTTAGAATTGAAAATTACACAAAAAGGTTTACATCCGAGAATCCTGTGAAGTTTTGGGAGAGAATTTCAAAGGATGTTGGAATCCCACCTTTGCATATAGATTCTATTCTTTGGCCTGTTTTGGGGGGAGAAGAGGAAGTAAAGAAACGGCTTAAAGAGCATTGTGAAAAAGCTGAGTTAGTTTTAAGGCTCTCCTCTTTGTAA
- a CDS encoding class II SORL domain-containing protein: MKKLGEIIYTSDVSEGPAAGKRESHVPKIEVKKEEDYYKIKVWVGPHPNTVEHSIRWIEVFFYEEGRQFNPISLGRFEFEPGLVEPFAKLKVKLEKKGIIYALSYCNIHGLWENRVPLE, translated from the coding sequence ATGAAGAAACTTGGGGAAATTATTTATACTTCAGATGTGAGTGAAGGCCCAGCTGCAGGCAAAAGGGAAAGCCACGTGCCTAAGATTGAAGTTAAGAAAGAAGAGGATTACTACAAAATTAAGGTTTGGGTTGGTCCTCACCCCAATACCGTCGAACACTCCATAAGATGGATTGAAGTTTTCTTCTATGAGGAAGGAAGACAGTTCAATCCAATAAGCCTAGGAAGATTTGAGTTTGAACCTGGACTCGTTGAGCCTTTTGCCAAACTGAAAGTTAAGCTAGAGAAAAAGGGGATAATTTATGCTCTAAGCTACTGTAATATTCATGGCCTTTGGGAGAACAGAGTCCCACTTGAGTGA
- a CDS encoding FprA family A-type flavoprotein, with amino-acid sequence MSKVWIEKLLEEPELYLLRIDDDQIRYFEATWDIPEGITYNAYLMKTDNAVILFDAWKKEYTEEFLEALSSIVDPKEITHIVVHHMEPDHSGALPKVLEVNGYKAKIIGTIFAKRLLEAFFGIKENVHAIEDGEELRIGNRTFKFITVPWLHWPDTMITYLIEDKIIFGCDAGGGYSIPEAIDDSDDKIVEKYLPYVTKYIVTVIGHYHKYIVENLEKIKNMGIVNDVKMILPGHGLIWRKNPQMIFEYYAKVGAGIPTKGKVLVVYDSMYGFVEKSIQIAIDELRKQGFNPVVYKFTDKEAPAVGNILGEVPDSEALIIGASTYEANIHPRIRYTLYELLDKANYEKPVLILGTFGWAGVAGREIETLIKRSKFDHVDTIEVKGQTIPEDEVRIRKGVRKLIQKLRK; translated from the coding sequence ATGTCAAAGGTTTGGATTGAGAAACTTTTAGAAGAGCCAGAGCTCTACCTTTTGAGAATTGATGATGACCAGATAAGGTATTTTGAGGCTACGTGGGACATCCCAGAGGGAATAACTTACAATGCCTATTTGATGAAAACAGATAATGCTGTTATACTCTTTGATGCTTGGAAAAAAGAGTATACTGAAGAATTTCTTGAAGCACTTTCTAGTATTGTTGATCCTAAGGAGATAACTCATATTGTAGTCCATCATATGGAGCCTGACCATAGTGGAGCACTACCGAAAGTACTTGAGGTCAACGGCTATAAAGCGAAAATAATTGGGACCATCTTTGCAAAAAGACTTCTAGAGGCATTTTTTGGGATAAAAGAGAATGTTCATGCAATTGAAGATGGAGAAGAGCTTAGAATAGGAAACAGGACTTTTAAATTCATAACAGTTCCATGGTTGCACTGGCCCGATACAATGATAACGTACTTGATTGAAGACAAGATAATCTTTGGCTGTGATGCTGGAGGAGGGTACTCAATACCTGAGGCAATAGATGACAGTGACGATAAAATCGTTGAGAAGTACCTCCCATATGTAACGAAGTATATTGTAACTGTCATTGGTCACTATCATAAGTACATCGTAGAAAATCTCGAGAAAATAAAGAACATGGGTATCGTGAACGATGTTAAAATGATTCTCCCTGGCCATGGTCTAATATGGCGTAAAAACCCCCAGATGATTTTTGAATACTATGCAAAAGTTGGAGCTGGAATTCCAACGAAAGGAAAAGTTTTGGTGGTCTATGATTCAATGTATGGATTTGTTGAAAAAAGTATCCAAATAGCTATTGATGAATTAAGGAAACAAGGGTTTAATCCAGTAGTTTACAAGTTTACAGACAAAGAAGCACCTGCAGTTGGTAATATCCTTGGAGAAGTTCCCGATAGTGAAGCCTTGATAATTGGGGCTTCCACTTATGAAGCAAACATACATCCCCGCATAAGGTACACTCTTTACGAGCTACTTGATAAAGCCAACTATGAAAAACCTGTGCTTATACTTGGTACTTTTGGATGGGCAGGAGTTGCAGGGAGAGAAATAGAGACACTCATTAAAAGATCAAAGTTTGATCATGTGGATACAATTGAGGTAAAAGGTCAAACCATTCCAGAAGATGAAGTAAGGATAAGGAAAGGGGTGAGAAAGCTCATCCAGAAACTTAGGAAATGA